DNA sequence from the Callospermophilus lateralis isolate mCalLat2 chromosome 2, mCalLat2.hap1, whole genome shotgun sequence genome:
TATACAAATAACAAAGTTTCACTGAGCTGGTAGCATCAATAAAATAAGAGCTAATTCATAGAAATTGTGACTATTATAGAAGAATAAACATGGTCTGAAAGAATCCAAAAATGTTGCATGAAAAGTTCCCCTTgtatatctttcttttttcttattttggtctaCATTCCACATATCTGAATGAGACAGGTCTTAACACTGACTCTCAGTCTCTGCTCCATACAGTCACATATTtgggaaaaaaagaggaagaagttgCCTTTTCCATCAACCCTCATTGCTTTATTCAAACTACAACTGATGATACCTTCATCACCTCCTTAGTAAGAAatgcataaaaacaaaattttatctTCATTTGGTGTTAAGATTACATGAGCTAACACTTAGATATGATTTAGAGACAGGTGCAGTAGTCCACTCATCTAATTCCACCTTAGGCTCTGGAGTCTAAGGCAggtggattgagagttcaaaaccagactcagcaacttaggaagatcttaagcaatttagtgagattaaaaaaaaaaacagaaattgggTGGAAATTTAGTTACATAATAAATCACTCCTGGGCTCAATAATCAcccctcctaaaaaaaaaaaaaaaaaaaaaaaaagatttagataGATTCTAACACAATGCATGTTCCAATAAGTGAGTCCTATGATTAGAGCTATCTGGTCAGAAGACCCATCACCTTTACTATATTTGAAGAAACTCCAGTGTGGCTCTACATGGTCTGCTCTCTTGGAAGCTAAGGGATTTTGTAATCTTATGAAAAAAGGAAAGttcatcagaaatattcataataATTCCAAATGGCAATACAAGCTGTGCCTCACATATTGGATACTAAGATACAGAATTCCAATCACCCATGAAGTCTGGAAAAAAGAAGGTTTGATTTCAAATTATTGTTTCTCAATTTAGTATTTTTTCCTTATAAATTGGCACATAATAGTTGTACATATTTATAGGGCACAGTGTGCTATTTCTATGCATATGTACATGATGTAATGATCAAATGAGTGCAATTGTATATCTATCAGCTCAAACATTTGTCACTTTTTTGTGGTGAAaaattgaaaactgtttcttctggGCATTTAAAGTGTACAGTGCGTTATTTTTAACTATGTCCATCCTACTCTGCGATAGAACACCAGGTTATTATGGTTTAAAAACAGATTTTCTGATCACATTCCACAGAGATTAATTATGTTTGAACCTCCTATGACATTAATTTTTACttcaggttttatttattttcttatgccATTGAGATCAGTAATTGTTTTAGGCAATGGATCCATTTCCCAGGAGCATAATTTatagtataaaatattttattgcatTCTATCCACATCTAACGCCTTCAGTTAAAGGAAAGAAACATCTATATTATAGGTTTTATCACTAACCCTGGGCTCTACATCTATTCCTACAAGGTAAGAAGGAAGAGAATAAGATCATTCAACTTTCAAAGGCCTCTTCATTAAGGGAAAGGTCTGAATAGGAGTTTCCACTTACATGAAATACATAATTTTCCCCCTTTATTCAAATAAGGGACCTTAGAAAGTTTTCACTTACCTCTTTTTTAATGTGGTTAAGATATTTTATATCAGGTTTATATCCAAATTAAGATGAAGACACTTGGTGTATCTATATGTATTCAAAATTCTACACATATATTCTCATTTACAACTATACCTTCTCACCCTATATATTACTGCtgtctgttttttaaaattggtCATTTTAAAACATAACTTGAAACTATATTTGTACCATAGATATGATGAATCATAGTTTAACAacttcattttttgtgtgtgtgggagggcatactagggattgaatctacGGGCACTCgtgcactgagacacatccctaggcctattttgtattttatttagagacagggtttcactgagttgcttggcaccttgcttttgctaaggctggccttgatctcTAGATCCTCCTATATCAGCccccgagctgctgagattataggtgtgcatcactgcactCAGCTAACAACTCcatttttgaagatttttttttctgttattttattttttattggtgttgaggatggaacccagtgccccgcacgtcctaggtgagcactctacctctgagccacagccccagactcaactccatttttttctatttcaaaacAGTCACAAACAATAATGTATCATTGAACATagcttttcatattttttcagTATAATCATTTCTGATAAagtattactaaaaatatctaattaaaaataattgacTTTTTATTGTTCAAAATGTTAATACTTTCAATAAATGTTTACAATTTGTTAAAAATAATTACACCAGCATTTCTTTTTTCTGAGACATTATAGGACTTCCTAATTATCATTACAATGAATTCACAATGTTACTAGTTTGATAAATAAAACTCTTAAGTGTGCGTAGTAAGTCTCCTTTTACACTCTGAGTAATTCCAATTTTAGAGTCTTCATGGACTTCAAGTTTCAGAGAAAATGTTCAcacacacaatagaattttagATAACTTGTATGGGCAAATTTATGTTACTGAAATATTTAACATGATTTAACATGAGTATAACAATATTTTTTAtactcattttataattattcACTATAACCCCTTAGTGAATCCAAGTTAATCTCCGTGTAGCCTTAAAGCATGTCTTTAAATATATTTCAAGGTCTGCCAAACCACCAACTTCAATGGATCATCTGAACTGCAATGGGTAGTTATTGACTCAGAATCATACAAGATTGTTGCTGATGCTTAAATTAACTTTTACTAGTGAGATTTAGAGTGACACATATGCCAGATTATTCTTAAAATTATTGAACATTTTGAAAACTTGAAAGTTATGCTTGTCTTGCAATCCATGATTATGTGTTTAATATTAATATGATATTCTCTTTTTGATCTCCTCCCCAAACTAGctcaaaattttccatgttttccttagcttgacttgtgacaaatggctGAGACAAACTGCACCACTGTGACAGAGTTCATTCTTCTGGGATTGTCAGATGTCCCCGAGCTGAGAGTCCTCCTCTTCCTGGTGTTCCTTCTCATCTATGGAGTCACGGTTTTGGCcaacctgggcatggtggcactgaTCCAGGTCAGCTCTCAGCTGCGCACTCCCATGTACTTTTTCCTCAGCCACTTGTCTCTTGTGGACTTCTGCTACTCCTCAATCATAGTGCCCAAAATGCTGGCCAACATCTTTACCAAGGACAAAGCCATTTCTTTCCAGGGCTGCATGGTGCAACTCTATTTATTTTGTACTTATGCAATTACAGAGGTCTTCCTGCTGGCagtgatggcctatgaccgctttGTGGCCATCTGCAGTCCACTGCTGTACATGGTCATCATGTCCCAGAAGCTCTGTGCAGGGCTGGTCTCTGGCTGTTATCTGTTAGCATCAGTGTGTGCTCTGATTCACTTGTGCTTAACCCTTGAGATACCACTCTACAGTTCAAATGTGGTCAATCACTTCTTCTGTGACTTACCCCCACTCTTAAATCTTGCTTGTTCTGATGTCACTGTAAATGAGTTGCTGTTATTCATTTTGGTCAGTTTCAATGAGGTCTTTACCATCATGATCATCCTCACCTCCTACCTGTTCATTCTCATCACCATCCTGAAGATGCGCTCTGCAGAGGGGAGGCGCAAAGCTTTTTCCACCTGTGCCTCCCACCTCACAGCCATCATTGTCTTCCATGGAACAATCCTGTTCATTTATTGCCAGCCCAGTTCTGGCACTGGTCTGGATATTGATAAAGTGGCCACAATGTTCTACACTGTGGTGATCCCCATGCTGAACCCCCTgatctacagcctgaggaacaaggaTGTGAAAGAAGCTCTCAGAAAAGTTTTGGATTCCAAAATATTATCATTTATATTAACATAATTTGGTTAAAGGATGAAAAATAAGTACCATGATAATAGTAATTTCACATGAATCTTAGGAGAAATGTTACATGTATGTGCAAACACTTTTTATAACCACTTATTTAtaattcattctatctctgtcccTATATGTTCTGTATCTTTTCTTATTCATCACTGTTAATCAGTTAATAATCACTGTTACAAGTAGCTACATTTATGACAGATTTCTACTTTTATCATGTCTGAACTTCTTACATTCATGTCCATCTATAATGCACTGAGGATAAAATACTTTCACTtataagtagattcctatgtattGTGATCTATGCATGTATATTTGGTCTTCATAAAATATCTTTGTCATTTTTTGTATATCTAAGCAACATTTCTTGATTCTGCCTTTTCTCATGTGGAGCACTTCTTGTAACTATGAAATGTTAGAAAATGTTAGAGAAATGTTAGACTGATTTTGTAAAAACTAGGATTGATGTTTCAAccctaatttttttaatttggaaaatcTAACTTCACTTCTTCAATTCTTGGTTCTCTACATTTCAACACCACTCATTGTTCTAACATTAAGGGATTTAATTGAAATTAAATTTTGACAATATATATTCAGTGCTATTAACATTATTTACACAAGAAATAAACTTTgctaattaataatttgaaataaaaatatgtttttactgtTAATTATGAGATATATTCAACCACAGAGATTTTATAAGAGATGAAACTCCCTTAGAATAGATAAAATGTGGTACAGA
Encoded proteins:
- the LOC143390427 gene encoding olfactory receptor 5L1-like — protein: MAETNCTTVTEFILLGLSDVPELRVLLFLVFLLIYGVTVLANLGMVALIQVSSQLRTPMYFFLSHLSLVDFCYSSIIVPKMLANIFTKDKAISFQGCMVQLYLFCTYAITEVFLLAVMAYDRFVAICSPLLYMVIMSQKLCAGLVSGCYLLASVCALIHLCLTLEIPLYSSNVVNHFFCDLPPLLNLACSDVTVNELLLFILVSFNEVFTIMIILTSYLFILITILKMRSAEGRRKAFSTCASHLTAIIVFHGTILFIYCQPSSGTGLDIDKVATMFYTVVIPMLNPLIYSLRNKDVKEALRKVLDSKILSFILT